Part of the Paenarthrobacter sp. JL.01a genome is shown below.
TTGTTGGCAAGGAAGCACTTGCTGCTTTGAAGGCCGAGGGTGCCGGGGTCTCCACTGGCCGCAAGCTCGTGGGGCTCAAGGGCCTGGGACGCCGCGCCGGCCGCTCGCACTACCCCGTGGTGAAGGACGGAGCCGTTGTTGGTGAAGTGACGTCCGGCCAGCCGAGTCCCACCTTGGGGTACCCCGTAGTGATGGCGTACGTCGACGTTGCCCTCTCTGAGCCCGGGACTGCCCTCGATGTGGACCTCCGCGGCAAGGCCGAGCCCTTCGAAGTCGTCGCGCTCCCGTTCTACAAGCGCCAAAAGTAGCGAGTTTTTGTACAGCTAATGACCTCATAGCCCGGCTATAAAGGCATTAGCTGTACAAAAACTCCTGGATTTTTCATTCAGCACACGTAAAGGAAAAAGAATGCCCAAAGTAGCGCCCGAACTTCAGTACTCCGACGAACACGAGTGGGTCTCCCGCGGCGAAGGGAACTCGGTGTCCGTTGGCATTTCCGAGGTTGCCACCGACGCACTGGGCGACATCGTGTACGTGGACCTGCCCGAGGTCGGCTCCACCGTGACCGCCGGCGAGACCTGCGGCGAGGTGGAGTCCACCAAGTCCGTCTCCGACCTGTACTCACCCGTCACAGGCGAGGTCACCGAGATCAACGACGCCGTTGTTTCCGATCCCGCCCTCATTAACAACGACCCCTACGGCGCCGGCTGGCTCTTCAAGGTGGCCGCCGAATCCGACGGCCCGCTGCTGTCGGCCCAGGAATACGCCTCCAAGAATGGCGGAGACCTGGCCTAGTTGCCGGCTGCCCGGGTCCGGCACTGGACATACGGGCGTAGCGTGGTTTGTAGTAACTGAATAATTTGCGACGCCGGGTTGCCGCCTTTGGGGGCCATCCGGCGTCGCGCTTCGGTCGTCTTTCGCCACAAGCGGGGGAGGCCATCCGGCAGGAC
Proteins encoded:
- the gcvH gene encoding glycine cleavage system protein GcvH: MPKVAPELQYSDEHEWVSRGEGNSVSVGISEVATDALGDIVYVDLPEVGSTVTAGETCGEVESTKSVSDLYSPVTGEVTEINDAVVSDPALINNDPYGAGWLFKVAAESDGPLLSAQEYASKNGGDLA